The following proteins come from a genomic window of Tepidiforma thermophila:
- the murA gene encoding UDP-N-acetylglucosamine 1-carboxyvinyltransferase, whose protein sequence is MTTRVRGGRYIVQGEAVLHGRVRISGAKNHALAAMCAALLTDEDVILENVPYISDVDSLADLLRALGAVVKRLPDGSLLLNAARVATFEAPTELISENRASFQVMGPLLGRYGFAASAPPGGDVIGQRPIDVHLSGFEAMGAAVTREGERFVARAPAGLTGTRVFMDYPSVSGTQNVMMAAVVARGKTTIVNAATEPEVQELCHLLNAMGARITGVGTQMLEIDGVERLHGVRARIMPDRIEAGTWAIAAVMTGGELFLDEAPWEVMDALLHKLRAAGAEITTEPGGMHVRGGRPIRAVSFQALPYPGLATDLHAPFGALLTQANGVSIIHERVFDNRMLYVSELRKMGAEIVSTGSSAIVSGPTQLHGTRVRALDVRAGAAVLLAALVAQGTTIIDDIYHLDRGYERLDEKLRTMGVEVERA, encoded by the coding sequence ATGACCACACGAGTCCGCGGCGGACGGTACATCGTGCAGGGTGAGGCAGTCCTGCACGGTCGCGTCCGCATCTCCGGCGCCAAGAACCACGCCCTCGCCGCGATGTGCGCCGCCCTTCTGACCGACGAGGACGTCATCCTCGAGAACGTCCCCTACATCTCCGATGTCGACTCGCTCGCGGACCTCCTGCGGGCGCTCGGCGCCGTAGTCAAGCGGCTGCCCGACGGGTCCCTCCTCCTGAACGCTGCGCGGGTCGCCACCTTCGAAGCGCCGACTGAGCTCATCAGCGAAAATCGGGCCTCATTCCAGGTGATGGGCCCCCTGCTCGGCCGTTACGGGTTCGCTGCGTCAGCCCCTCCCGGCGGCGACGTCATCGGCCAGCGGCCGATCGATGTGCACCTGTCCGGGTTCGAGGCGATGGGTGCTGCCGTCACCCGCGAAGGCGAACGGTTCGTTGCGCGCGCTCCGGCCGGGCTGACCGGTACCCGCGTCTTCATGGACTACCCGTCGGTTTCGGGCACCCAAAACGTCATGATGGCGGCCGTCGTCGCACGCGGGAAGACGACCATCGTCAACGCCGCGACCGAACCTGAGGTGCAGGAGCTCTGCCACCTCCTCAATGCCATGGGCGCCCGCATCACCGGCGTCGGCACCCAGATGCTTGAAATTGATGGCGTTGAGCGGCTGCACGGTGTCCGGGCGCGCATCATGCCCGACCGGATCGAAGCCGGGACCTGGGCCATCGCCGCGGTGATGACCGGCGGCGAGCTCTTTCTCGATGAGGCGCCATGGGAGGTGATGGATGCCCTCCTCCATAAGCTCCGCGCGGCAGGCGCCGAAATCACCACGGAACCCGGCGGCATGCACGTCCGGGGCGGGCGGCCGATCCGCGCCGTCAGTTTCCAGGCTCTGCCATACCCCGGGCTCGCCACCGACCTCCACGCGCCGTTCGGCGCGCTCCTCACACAGGCAAACGGCGTGTCGATCATCCACGAGCGCGTGTTCGACAACCGCATGCTCTACGTAAGCGAACTGCGCAAAATGGGCGCCGAAATCGTGTCCACCGGCTCGTCGGCCATCGTCTCCGGTCCGACCCAGCTCCATGGCACCCGCGTGCGCGCGCTCGATGTCCGCGCCGGCGCTGCCGTCCTGCTGGCAGCGCTCGTCGCCCAGGGCACCACGATCATCGATGACATCTACCACCTCGACCGGGGATATGAGCGGCTCGACGAAAAGTTGCGTACCATGGGGGTCGAGGTGGAACGAGCCTGA
- a CDS encoding rod shape-determining protein, whose translation MAFEFLAPKKVGIDLGTANILVYVKGQGIVVNEPSVVARHNRDNAIVAVGNEARAMQGRTPGSISVIRPMRDGVIADYLTTEAMLRYFIGLITGRFNLIRPEVMVTVPAGVTSVEQRAVRDAAEQAGARKPAHLVPEPLAAAIGARIPIGTARGNMVVNIGGGRTEAAVISLYGIVVSESVRMAGDRIDEAIMAYVRRRHNLIIGEKTAEEIKIAIGSALPLDEGLATQVRGRDQLSGLPKTISLTSTEIAQAIQDCLGTIVQTVRAVLEKTPPELAADVIDRGIVLTGGGALLRHLDELLTQETGVPCYVADNPLECVAIGAGIALDHLDVIKRSLPTEEENLVGMFPQADQR comes from the coding sequence ATGGCCTTCGAGTTCCTCGCCCCGAAAAAAGTTGGCATCGACCTCGGCACCGCAAACATCCTGGTCTACGTCAAAGGCCAGGGGATCGTCGTCAATGAACCGAGCGTTGTCGCGCGCCATAACCGCGACAATGCCATTGTCGCCGTCGGCAACGAAGCGCGCGCGATGCAGGGGCGCACCCCCGGCTCCATCAGCGTCATCCGGCCGATGCGCGACGGAGTCATCGCCGACTACCTCACCACCGAGGCGATGCTCCGCTACTTCATCGGCCTCATCACCGGGCGGTTCAATCTCATCCGCCCCGAGGTCATGGTAACCGTCCCCGCTGGCGTCACCAGCGTCGAGCAGCGCGCGGTCCGCGATGCCGCAGAGCAGGCAGGTGCCCGCAAGCCGGCCCACCTCGTCCCCGAGCCGCTCGCCGCCGCGATCGGCGCACGGATTCCCATCGGCACGGCCCGCGGCAACATGGTCGTCAACATCGGCGGCGGCCGCACCGAGGCGGCGGTCATCTCGCTGTATGGCATCGTCGTCTCGGAGTCGGTCCGCATGGCCGGCGACCGCATCGACGAGGCCATCATGGCCTACGTGCGCCGGCGACATAACCTGATCATCGGCGAGAAGACCGCCGAGGAGATCAAAATCGCCATCGGCAGCGCCCTCCCGCTCGATGAAGGGCTCGCCACGCAAGTCCGCGGCCGCGACCAGCTCAGCGGCCTTCCGAAGACAATCTCGCTCACCTCGACGGAGATCGCTCAGGCGATCCAGGACTGCCTCGGGACGATCGTCCAGACGGTCCGGGCGGTCCTCGAAAAGACTCCGCCCGAGCTCGCCGCCGACGTCATCGACCGCGGGATCGTGCTCACCGGCGGCGGCGCCCTCCTGCGTCACCTCGATGAACTGCTGACCCAGGAGACCGGCGTCCCGTGTTACGTGGCTGATAACCCACTGGAGTGCGTCGCCATCGGCGCCGGAATCGCGCTCGACCACCTCGACGTCATCAAGCGCAGCCTGCCGACCGAGGAGGAGAACCTCGTCGGGATGTTCCCCCAGGCCGACCAGCGCTGA
- the serA gene encoding phosphoglycerate dehydrogenase, producing MTPEQFIAERNALGLSQSALAEALGVDQGTISRWEAGKTRIPPAIELALATLKEKLHPMTAPRRPRVLVADPVAPEGIELLRRVADVDVRTGLQQDALIAAIPDYEALVVRSETKVTRPVIEAASKLQVVGRAGVGVDNIDLDAATERGVIVVNAPQGNTIAAAEHTIALLLALARHIPQADASMRAGKWDRKSYIGTEVRGKTLGIVGLGKIGSEVARRAVAMEMRVLAVDPFVPVERARALGVESVDFEQLLMLSDFISVHPPLTAATQGMIGAAEIARMKDGVRIINVARGGIIDEAALAEAVRNGKVAGAAVDVFTAEPPPPDNPLLGDPRIITTPHLGASTAEAQERVAIDVAEQIIDVLEGRPARYAVNAPLLAPETLQVVGPYMGVAEQLGMVATQLVTGKLEAIEIEYYGEITEHDTTPLRAAVIRGLLRPISEENVNIVNAHLVAAGRGWDIRETTRASHEVFHNLVSVRVRTTQAEVAVSGTVERGQPRIVLINGLDVDIAPERGMCIIVCDNEDRPGMIGRVGTLLGQFDINIQSMQVGRRARRGRALMLIAVDEEPTPDQLAQVEAIDGIYNVRLVRL from the coding sequence ATGACCCCCGAACAGTTCATCGCCGAGCGTAACGCGCTTGGCCTCTCGCAAAGCGCTCTCGCCGAGGCCCTCGGCGTCGACCAGGGCACTATCAGCCGCTGGGAAGCCGGCAAGACCCGCATTCCGCCCGCCATCGAACTCGCCCTTGCCACCCTAAAGGAGAAGCTGCACCCAATGACCGCCCCTCGCCGTCCCCGCGTCCTCGTCGCTGACCCTGTCGCACCGGAGGGTATCGAACTGCTGCGCCGGGTGGCCGACGTTGACGTGCGCACCGGCCTCCAGCAGGACGCACTCATCGCTGCCATCCCTGACTACGAGGCCCTCGTTGTGCGCAGCGAGACGAAGGTCACCCGGCCGGTCATTGAGGCCGCATCGAAGCTCCAGGTCGTCGGCCGCGCAGGTGTCGGCGTTGACAACATCGACCTCGACGCCGCCACCGAGCGGGGCGTCATCGTCGTCAACGCCCCCCAGGGCAACACCATCGCGGCGGCTGAGCACACCATCGCCCTCCTCCTGGCGCTCGCCCGCCACATCCCCCAGGCAGATGCATCGATGCGCGCCGGCAAGTGGGACCGGAAGAGCTACATCGGCACCGAAGTGCGCGGCAAGACCCTCGGCATTGTCGGCCTCGGGAAAATCGGCTCCGAAGTTGCGCGGCGGGCCGTTGCCATGGAGATGCGCGTCCTCGCCGTCGATCCCTTCGTGCCGGTCGAGCGGGCGCGCGCGCTTGGCGTTGAATCAGTCGATTTCGAGCAGCTCCTCATGCTTTCCGACTTCATCTCGGTTCACCCGCCGCTCACCGCCGCCACCCAGGGGATGATCGGCGCTGCCGAGATCGCCCGGATGAAGGACGGCGTACGCATCATCAACGTGGCCCGTGGCGGCATCATCGATGAGGCGGCGCTCGCCGAGGCGGTCCGCAACGGTAAGGTTGCCGGCGCCGCGGTCGATGTGTTCACTGCCGAGCCGCCGCCACCCGATAACCCCCTGCTCGGGGACCCGCGCATTATCACAACTCCGCACCTCGGCGCCTCGACCGCCGAAGCGCAGGAGCGCGTTGCCATCGATGTGGCCGAGCAGATTATCGACGTGCTCGAAGGGCGCCCTGCCCGGTACGCCGTCAACGCCCCGCTCCTCGCCCCCGAGACGCTGCAGGTGGTCGGCCCGTACATGGGCGTCGCCGAGCAGCTGGGCATGGTCGCTACCCAGCTCGTGACCGGCAAGCTGGAGGCGATCGAAATCGAGTACTACGGCGAGATCACGGAGCATGACACCACGCCCCTCCGCGCGGCCGTCATCCGCGGCCTGCTCCGGCCCATCAGCGAAGAGAACGTCAACATCGTCAACGCCCACCTCGTTGCGGCCGGGCGCGGCTGGGATATCCGTGAGACGACGCGCGCGTCCCACGAGGTCTTCCACAACCTCGTCAGCGTCAGGGTTCGCACCACCCAGGCCGAGGTCGCCGTCTCCGGCACGGTCGAGCGCGGCCAGCCGCGCATCGTTCTCATCAACGGGCTTGATGTCGACATTGCCCCCGAGCGCGGGATGTGCATCATCGTCTGCGACAACGAGGACCGGCCCGGGATGATTGGCCGCGTCGGTACGCTCCTCGGGCAGTTCGACATCAACATCCAGTCCATGCAGGTCGGCCGCCGGGCGCGCCGGGGGAGGGCACTCATGCTCATCGCTGTCGATGAAGAGCCCACGCCGGACCAGCTGGCCCAGGTCGAGGCGATCGACGGCATCTACAACGTCCGCCTTGTGCGCCTTTAA
- a CDS encoding response regulator transcription factor, which yields MERKLTAREEQIVRLIAAGKTRKETARELGISPHTVRTHLQRTYSRLGVRSNVELANWLAKQDDGVLPGQEYDNDRTSRQHGPRLPWRAMDIARVLRERRTMFLLGTAAAAAIALLVAVSGGGEEPAGGVLPELDVRQSAVAEDAGVTIAARRSHFSGTATVLELEARLEGTETAARLAIEPTGISWSGGPLPDGYGWWSAPAGSPGILRLTPAVPGQEASLEIRRITVFSAEASTPEVRNGTWKLALDLPADLPKRVRTEYLRGASVTDGGVTVTLEGAVRSTSGTLITVRIQAAGPVSHVGEPTMVVDGKVLYGALAATREEGTLLTYTFPPTPFGGGVEVRFGPFEAHGTAELASGSVTIDLGAVLRRANVTAPLSPRETIPIPPTDVLRRDGRDLTPRWVGFSWGMTENSGPGGPTRTHYRYLVLAFEGILEDPVGPRAEWTAVTAAGKPMQAGGWGTGYSKDATGTICCPRTEITLTYDDFNDLLGPVTITYRGAAAPIIRGDWRLKLEP from the coding sequence ATGGAGCGGAAGCTCACCGCCCGCGAAGAGCAGATCGTGCGGCTGATCGCCGCAGGGAAGACGCGGAAAGAGACCGCCAGGGAGCTCGGGATTTCGCCGCACACGGTTCGCACACACCTCCAGCGGACCTACTCCCGGCTGGGCGTGCGGTCCAACGTCGAACTCGCGAACTGGCTGGCGAAGCAGGACGACGGGGTGCTGCCCGGACAGGAATACGACAACGATCGGACTTCCCGCCAGCACGGGCCGCGCCTACCGTGGCGGGCGATGGATATCGCGAGAGTGCTCCGCGAGCGCCGGACCATGTTCCTCCTCGGGACCGCGGCAGCCGCCGCCATCGCCCTCCTCGTGGCCGTGAGCGGGGGCGGAGAAGAGCCGGCCGGCGGCGTGCTGCCCGAGCTGGATGTCCGGCAGTCGGCGGTCGCGGAGGATGCAGGGGTCACAATCGCGGCGCGGCGGTCGCATTTCAGCGGTACCGCAACCGTCCTCGAGCTGGAGGCCCGGCTGGAGGGCACCGAGACCGCGGCGCGCCTGGCGATCGAACCGACCGGCATCAGCTGGAGCGGCGGGCCGCTCCCGGACGGGTACGGCTGGTGGAGCGCCCCGGCCGGCTCGCCGGGCATCCTCCGGCTCACGCCGGCGGTGCCCGGCCAGGAGGCCTCGCTCGAGATCCGCCGCATTACGGTGTTCTCGGCGGAAGCCAGTACGCCGGAGGTGCGCAACGGCACCTGGAAGCTGGCGCTGGACCTCCCGGCCGACCTCCCGAAGCGGGTGCGCACTGAATACCTGCGGGGAGCTTCCGTCACCGACGGGGGTGTTACCGTCACGCTCGAAGGGGCAGTGCGCTCTACCTCTGGAACGCTCATTACCGTCCGCATTCAGGCAGCGGGCCCGGTGAGCCATGTCGGCGAGCCGACCATGGTCGTCGACGGGAAGGTCCTGTACGGAGCTCTCGCGGCTACTCGCGAAGAGGGAACCCTGCTGACGTACACGTTCCCACCAACGCCGTTTGGGGGCGGCGTGGAAGTGCGGTTCGGGCCGTTCGAGGCGCATGGAACGGCCGAGCTGGCGAGCGGCTCAGTAACCATCGACCTCGGGGCGGTGCTGCGGCGGGCAAACGTGACGGCGCCCCTCTCGCCGCGCGAAACCATCCCGATCCCGCCGACCGACGTGCTGCGGCGGGACGGACGCGACCTGACGCCGCGCTGGGTGGGCTTCTCCTGGGGGATGACTGAGAACAGTGGGCCCGGCGGTCCGACACGGACCCATTACAGGTACCTGGTACTGGCGTTCGAGGGCATCCTCGAGGACCCGGTCGGCCCGAGGGCGGAATGGACCGCGGTAACGGCAGCGGGCAAACCCATGCAGGCCGGAGGGTGGGGAACGGGCTACTCGAAGGATGCAACCGGCACTATCTGCTGCCCCCGCACCGAGATTACCCTCACTTATGACGATTTCAACGACCTGCTGGGTCCGGTGACGATTACCTATCGCGGGGCCGCCGCGCCGATCATCCGGGGAGACTGGCGCCTCAAACTGGAGCCCTGA
- a CDS encoding pyridoxal-phosphate-dependent aminotransferase family protein, with protein sequence MTADDERTTSPELTVNLRIPGPTPCPEEVLAAGARQMMNHRGPEFAQILRRVTDGLNWVFGSSTDVLSFTTSGTGGLEAAIVNTLSPGDRVLSVSIGSFGDRFKSIAKAYGADVVSYATEWGEAADPAVIARMLDDDPSIKAVLVTHNETSTGVTNPLEAIAREVRARDRLILVDAVSSMSSIPCPVERWGLDVVVSGSQKGWMVPPGLAFVYMSERAWAANAEAKMPRFYFDAAKTRDSLAKLQNPWTPAMSVYYALDKAFELMRAEGLEGIFTRHEAVANYTRERVKAMGLKLVPVDERYASNTVTAVWWPEGVDGKAISRRAREEFGVVLGGGQGKLEGKIFRVGHLGWVHQADVAEALDVVEKLLAEARARV encoded by the coding sequence ATGACCGCTGACGATGAACGCACCACTTCTCCGGAGTTGACTGTGAACCTGCGGATCCCCGGCCCAACGCCCTGCCCAGAGGAGGTTCTCGCGGCGGGTGCGCGGCAGATGATGAACCACCGCGGCCCCGAGTTCGCGCAGATCCTTCGCCGTGTCACCGATGGCCTGAACTGGGTCTTCGGCAGTTCGACCGATGTCCTTTCGTTCACGACCTCCGGAACCGGCGGCCTCGAAGCCGCCATCGTCAACACCCTCAGCCCGGGCGACCGCGTGCTCTCGGTCTCCATCGGCTCCTTCGGCGACCGTTTCAAGTCGATTGCCAAGGCGTACGGCGCCGATGTGGTCAGCTACGCCACCGAATGGGGCGAAGCGGCCGACCCCGCCGTCATCGCGCGGATGCTCGACGACGATCCGTCGATCAAGGCCGTCCTGGTCACTCACAACGAAACCTCGACCGGCGTGACGAACCCGCTCGAAGCCATCGCCCGCGAAGTCCGCGCCCGGGACCGGCTCATCCTCGTCGATGCCGTCAGCAGCATGAGCTCAATCCCGTGCCCGGTGGAGCGCTGGGGGCTCGATGTCGTCGTCTCCGGGTCGCAAAAGGGCTGGATGGTGCCGCCGGGCCTTGCCTTCGTGTACATGAGCGAGCGCGCCTGGGCCGCCAACGCCGAGGCGAAGATGCCACGCTTCTACTTCGATGCAGCAAAAACGCGTGACTCGCTTGCGAAACTCCAGAATCCGTGGACCCCGGCCATGTCGGTCTACTACGCACTCGACAAGGCGTTCGAGCTGATGCGCGCCGAGGGGCTCGAGGGGATCTTCACCCGCCACGAGGCGGTCGCGAACTATACCCGCGAACGCGTGAAAGCCATGGGCCTGAAGCTCGTCCCAGTCGATGAGCGGTACGCATCGAACACCGTGACCGCCGTCTGGTGGCCGGAGGGTGTGGACGGCAAGGCGATCAGCCGCCGCGCCCGCGAGGAGTTCGGGGTCGTTCTCGGCGGCGGCCAGGGCAAACTCGAGGGCAAGATCTTCCGCGTCGGGCATCTCGGCTGGGTGCATCAGGCCGATGTCGCTGAGGCGCTCGACGTCGTCGAAAAGCTTCTCGCTGAGGCTCGCGCCCGGGTCTAG
- a CDS encoding FtsW/RodA/SpoVE family cell cycle protein: protein MILRHAFSRERAVELALLTGPLLLLGIGWRSLAAAGFELPGSMARIVTQAALCVIGMHAASRLVAPRARPEPLPLVALVALLGIVMVSRLAPASASQQANWLTVGFAAFTMGLAAGRMPNRLRSLTYTSGLLAVLVLVATGLFGETINGARLWVRVAGQSVQTTEFIKAFLVLFLAGYLADAGGALSRPLPRVRSAAVPGAVYVLPLALVLAGAILALALLRDLGSIALLLLLAVALVYLATGRVAFAAAGAGLVVATGVIGYAAFGHVQARIDAWLDPMADPAGSGYQSLQATYAINAGGILGIGLGRGMPDVVPASSTDYVYVAVAEELGMAGAAGVALVYLALLHAGLRVAAEARDSYCRLLAAAVALLVGIQAAVIIGGNLRLIPTTGITLPFVSYGGSSLVVNLGLVGLLLGLSHTARAESVSPAP, encoded by the coding sequence GTGATCCTCCGGCACGCGTTCTCCCGGGAACGGGCGGTCGAGCTCGCGCTCCTCACCGGACCGCTGCTGCTGCTCGGGATCGGATGGCGGTCGCTCGCGGCCGCCGGGTTTGAGCTGCCCGGGAGCATGGCTCGCATCGTAACGCAGGCAGCGCTTTGCGTGATCGGGATGCACGCTGCGTCGCGCCTGGTTGCGCCGCGGGCCCGGCCCGAGCCGTTGCCCCTCGTCGCGCTGGTCGCTCTGCTGGGCATCGTGATGGTAAGCCGGCTGGCGCCGGCTTCGGCATCGCAGCAGGCGAACTGGCTCACTGTCGGGTTTGCCGCCTTCACGATGGGGCTGGCAGCCGGCCGCATGCCCAACCGTCTCCGCTCGCTGACGTACACGAGCGGCCTGCTGGCAGTGCTGGTGCTTGTTGCGACCGGCCTCTTCGGGGAGACCATCAACGGTGCCCGCCTGTGGGTGCGGGTTGCGGGGCAGTCGGTGCAGACCACCGAGTTCATCAAGGCGTTCCTCGTCCTGTTCCTTGCCGGCTACCTCGCGGACGCCGGCGGTGCGCTCAGCCGGCCGCTGCCCAGGGTTCGCAGTGCGGCCGTGCCGGGTGCGGTTTACGTGCTGCCGCTGGCGCTCGTCCTGGCGGGGGCCATCCTGGCGCTGGCGCTGCTCCGCGACCTCGGGTCGATTGCGCTGCTGCTCTTGCTGGCCGTGGCGCTGGTGTACCTTGCTACCGGGAGGGTGGCGTTCGCCGCCGCCGGCGCCGGGCTGGTCGTCGCAACCGGGGTGATCGGATATGCGGCGTTCGGGCACGTCCAGGCGCGCATCGACGCCTGGCTTGACCCCATGGCTGACCCCGCGGGGTCCGGCTACCAGTCGCTCCAGGCGACGTATGCCATCAACGCCGGGGGGATCCTGGGCATCGGCCTCGGCCGGGGGATGCCGGACGTGGTCCCGGCATCATCGACTGATTATGTCTATGTTGCAGTTGCCGAGGAGCTGGGGATGGCCGGCGCGGCCGGCGTCGCCCTGGTCTACCTGGCGCTGCTGCACGCCGGGCTGCGGGTGGCTGCCGAGGCACGCGATAGCTATTGCCGGCTGCTCGCGGCGGCGGTTGCGCTGCTCGTCGGAATCCAGGCGGCCGTCATCATTGGCGGCAACCTGCGGCTGATCCCAACGACAGGCATCACGCTGCCGTTCGTCAGCTACGGCGGGTCGAGCCTCGTGGTTAACCTCGGCCTGGTCGGGCTGCTTCTGGGACTTTCGCACACCGCCAGGGCAGAATCGGTTTCGCCTGCCCCTTAA
- a CDS encoding serine/threonine-protein kinase, with the protein MPEDHLTLSAADIIEGRYRLERLLGTGGMAEVWLAEDLRLGRWVAVKALHSALTEAIDPEAVAAFEREARVVARLQHPNIVAVYDAGEFAGRRYIVTEYVHGYTLRQLIATQGRLTEREVVRLGRQVASALAYAHAQGVVHGDVKPENILLNEQGVAKLADFGVAETLGRTLSPAMANDILGTIAYLAPEVIQGERPSPAADQYALALTLYEAAAGRLPWSGVSPAAVAGQRLAAPAPPLRRFAPGASAALEAVLARGLAIEPAARFPGMETFGAALAGVNPPAAAGSAPPSVPPGRPPRLRGHPTARVPRGSASPHRGRSGPAWYTVLAVTGVVLFAIGLGVLGAALITGDERPSGPTPVPTPVPTSVPEPTATPTPRPEPTATPTREPSPVPSPSPAPSPSPTRTPATGTPPPTSTPTGPAGTVTPVATPTPTP; encoded by the coding sequence GTGCCGGAGGATCACCTGACGCTCTCAGCAGCGGACATCATTGAGGGACGATACCGCCTCGAGCGGCTGCTCGGAACCGGCGGCATGGCCGAGGTCTGGCTCGCAGAGGACCTCCGTCTCGGCCGCTGGGTCGCGGTCAAGGCGCTCCACTCCGCGCTCACCGAGGCAATCGACCCCGAGGCCGTGGCTGCCTTTGAGCGCGAAGCCCGCGTGGTCGCCCGGCTCCAGCACCCGAACATCGTCGCAGTGTACGACGCGGGTGAGTTCGCCGGGCGCCGCTACATCGTGACCGAATACGTCCACGGCTACACGCTGCGCCAGCTCATCGCCACCCAGGGCCGGCTGACTGAGCGCGAGGTTGTGCGGCTTGGCCGCCAGGTGGCATCTGCGCTCGCCTACGCCCACGCACAGGGCGTCGTCCACGGCGACGTCAAGCCGGAGAACATCCTGCTCAATGAGCAGGGCGTCGCCAAGCTCGCCGATTTCGGCGTGGCCGAAACGCTCGGGCGCACCCTTTCGCCGGCGATGGCGAACGACATCCTGGGTACCATCGCCTACCTCGCCCCGGAGGTGATCCAGGGCGAGCGGCCCTCGCCCGCAGCCGACCAGTACGCCCTCGCGCTCACCCTTTACGAGGCTGCCGCGGGTCGCCTCCCGTGGTCGGGGGTCAGCCCGGCCGCCGTCGCCGGGCAGCGGCTCGCTGCGCCCGCCCCTCCGCTCCGGCGGTTCGCGCCCGGTGCGTCCGCCGCTCTCGAAGCCGTCCTGGCCCGCGGGTTGGCGATCGAACCGGCTGCCCGCTTTCCGGGTATGGAGACCTTTGGAGCAGCACTCGCCGGGGTCAACCCTCCTGCTGCCGCAGGGAGCGCGCCTCCTTCCGTGCCGCCGGGCCGGCCACCGCGGCTGCGGGGGCATCCGACCGCCAGGGTTCCGCGAGGGTCCGCCTCGCCGCACCGCGGGCGCAGCGGCCCGGCCTGGTACACCGTTCTGGCAGTGACCGGCGTGGTCCTGTTCGCAATCGGCCTGGGTGTTCTCGGAGCCGCCCTGATTACCGGAGATGAACGCCCCTCCGGGCCGACCCCGGTCCCCACCCCGGTCCCGACGAGTGTGCCGGAGCCGACGGCGACCCCGACGCCGCGACCCGAGCCGACAGCCACGCCCACCCGGGAGCCGTCCCCTGTCCCCTCTCCCTCGCCGGCTCCCTCGCCGAGCCCGACGCGCACACCAGCGACAGGCACCCCGCCGCCGACGTCCACCCCGACCGGTCCTGCGGGGACCGTGACCCCAGTGGCGACCCCCACGCCAACACCTTGA
- a CDS encoding redox-sensing transcriptional repressor Rex: protein MTLEIPEVVINRLPVYARALADLAARGETVVSSQALGEMLDVTPAQIRKDLSYFGRFGKQGRGYNVQGLLAKLREILGIDRQWRVCLVGVGRLGQAIAEYGGFGPQGFQIVAAFDANPDVVGKQVGGVTVRHIDDLDAYLRANRVDIGIVAVPASEAQSVVDRLVNAGIKAILNYAPITAHVPRDVTIRHIDPVLAMQSMTFYIKRSESSGAK, encoded by the coding sequence ATGACGCTCGAAATTCCCGAAGTCGTCATCAACCGCCTGCCGGTGTATGCGCGCGCACTGGCCGACCTCGCAGCGCGCGGGGAAACGGTCGTGAGTTCGCAGGCGCTGGGCGAGATGCTCGACGTGACGCCGGCGCAGATCAGGAAGGACCTGAGCTACTTCGGCCGGTTCGGGAAACAGGGTCGCGGGTACAACGTGCAGGGGCTGCTCGCCAAGCTGCGGGAGATTCTCGGCATTGACCGGCAGTGGCGGGTCTGCCTTGTTGGCGTGGGCCGGCTTGGCCAGGCGATTGCCGAGTACGGCGGGTTCGGACCGCAGGGATTCCAAATCGTGGCAGCCTTCGATGCGAACCCGGACGTCGTGGGCAAGCAGGTCGGCGGGGTCACTGTCCGGCACATCGACGACCTGGACGCCTACCTTCGTGCGAACCGGGTCGATATCGGCATTGTGGCGGTGCCGGCGTCGGAGGCGCAGTCGGTAGTCGATCGGCTCGTCAATGCCGGCATCAAGGCAATCCTGAACTACGCACCGATTACGGCGCACGTGCCGCGCGATGTCACCATCCGGCATATCGACCCGGTGCTGGCGATGCAGAGCATGACCTTCTACATCAAGCGGAGCGAGAGCAGCGGGGCGAAGTAG